TTCTTTTGCATTTGGTGACAGCAAAGGAGATTTACCAGTCCTAGAAATCGTTGATAATAGATTTATCCTTGAACCAAAACCAGAAATGATGGAGGAAATCGAAAAACGAGGCTGGAACGATTCAGTCGTCAGAAGAGACAATATCATCTCCAGAGTCACTCAAAAAATAGCTGAAATCAGAAAGCTCGAGGCTTAAAATTCAAATTATAGAAAACCCCTCGAATTCATCACCCTCATTTAACCAATCTTCCTCTACTCTGTCCACATTTGCCATAGGCGGGCCTTTTTTGCACCAATCTACAAATTGTTTAAGCTTCCCCTCGTCTCCCTGAGCGACAATCTCAACCGATCCATCCTTGTTGTTTCTCACCCATCCAACCAAGCCTAATTCATCTGCCTCTGCTTTGGCATATCTACGAAATAAAACGCCATGAACTTTTCCGTAAATTTTAAGATTGACCATTTTTTGTACTATTCCTTGTTTTATAACCGATTCGGCCTACTGCTTCCTGTGCTGGGTCAAAACCTGCTTCTTGGACAACCTTTCTCCAACCTCCCGGATAATCTTGAATTCTTTCACATAAAACAGGGTGATGAACGTCTAAATATTTACGGTTAATAGGAAAACCCGCTTCTTTCATAGTGTATAAAGCCCCCGCCATTATCCCAATCGTCCATTTTCTTCCAGAATTACGCTCACCCGTTTGATGAGAATGACTTACTTGTTCAGCACCCACAAACTCGCCTCCAAATCTACATGTGTTTTGTTGACAAACTTTACGCCTTCGACCTCAAGCCTCTTCCTCTGTTCATCAGCTCCATCAAAAGCGAAATTCGGCGCGAGCCTTCCTTCGCGGTTAACTACTCTATGACAAGGAACATTTGACGAATCAGAATTTCGGCCGTTGGCATGTAGCGCCCACCCAACCTGCCTTGCAAGCCTTGGGTTACCTAATTTCGTGGCTATTTCGCCGTATGTGGAAACTTTACCTTTGGGAATTTTCTTCGTTATCTCCCAAACCTTCTGATTGAAGTTCATGGTTATTTTTGACTCTGTTTTTGATATTTGTGCCATATTTTTTACTTGTATAACCAATTAAATCGATTATTAATCTAATCCTTGTACGGAAGTAATAAACCAATATACCAGCAAATACAATCCATGCAACTATCGAAAATCTGTTTAACCATCTTTCAATAAATTCCCTGTCTCCCCCGACCACATAGCCACCAAATACCCATATCGATGTCCATATCAAAGCGGAAAAAGCTGAAACTATCAAAAATTTCCAATAAGGATATCTCGTTACGCCGCAAACAAGCGCGACCCAGGCTCGTGAAACGCCAGAAAATCTACCCGCAAAAATTGCCCAAATTCCGTGCTTTTTAAGAAGCGGCTCAACTGTCGCAACCGGCCTAGCAAATAAAGGTTTTTTATCCAAAAGCCTACCAGTGTGCTTGCCTATAAAGTAATCAAAATTGTCACCAATAAGTGCACCAAGAGTTGCAAGAGCAATAATCACACCTATATTGGCATCGGTTGACCTAGCTGCGAAACCCGAAAGAAAAATCAGCGTCACCCCTGGAAAAACGAACCCCAGAATAACAGAATTTTCCAAAAATGCACCGATTGGAATAATTAGAAGTCCCCACCTGATAATGCTGTACTCAACTAAAGCTATAAGATCACTAAACGATGGCATGTTAGTTAAACTGATTCATTGTTGCATTAACTCCCTCACTTATAAAAGATTGTACGGCACCATCCGCACGCGTAATAACTTCAGACAGCTTCTTCTTTTCATCCGTAGTAAAATCAGAAAGCACATAATCGCTAGGCTCCCTTGGACCACCTTCAATATCTCTAGGATGACCTATTCCTATTCGTAGCCTAGAAAAATCGAGCGTTC
This sequence is a window from Candidatus Curtissbacteria bacterium. Protein-coding genes within it:
- a CDS encoding DedA family protein, giving the protein MPSFSDLIALVEYSIIRWGLLIIPIGAFLENSVILGFVFPGVTLIFLSGFAARSTDANIGVIIALATLGALIGDNFDYFIGKHTGRLLDKKPLFARPVATVEPLLKKHGIWAIFAGRFSGVSRAWVALVCGVTRYPYWKFLIVSAFSALIWTSIWVFGGYVVGGDREFIERWLNRFSIVAWIVFAGILVYYFRTRIRLIIDLIGYTSKKYGTNIKNRVKNNHELQSEGLGDNEENSQR
- a CDS encoding MGMT family protein → MNFNQKVWEITKKIPKGKVSTYGEIATKLGNPRLARQVGWALHANGRNSDSSNVPCHRVVNREGRLAPNFAFDGADEQRKRLEVEGVKFVNKTHVDLEASLWVLNK
- a CDS encoding acylphosphatase produces the protein MVNLKIYGKVHGVLFRRYAKAEADELGLVGWVRNNKDGSVEIVAQGDEGKLKQFVDWCKKGPPMANVDRVEEDWLNEGDEFEGFSII